In Micrococcales bacterium, the following proteins share a genomic window:
- a CDS encoding L,D-transpeptidase family protein: MLPAASWAIAAALVTPVAFSLASTAPVSADPSPPGTSASVSLSPSPSTSVSLSPAPSTSPSESASTPPVEPAPIPPTETGPPDPGLTVSPEMEMESSLSALGLPTGRVDGLVDAATRRALCAYRDLNGLSATRKPARSALVSEISVSTELPLLPRKLFGVKALVSLTCQTAYITNNAGVIVRVLPVSTGKDNGYHATRRGFKRVYWKYNAWQHSTLFPEPDGRPGLYRPIYFDRGIAFHGVRHPVKTRPQSHGCVRTRPKDQDWLWKQLKVRDRVFVYGNYWRQKTASLGGFATR, encoded by the coding sequence ATGCTCCCCGCTGCCTCCTGGGCCATCGCTGCTGCGCTGGTGACCCCTGTGGCGTTCTCGCTGGCGAGCACCGCCCCGGTCAGTGCCGACCCGTCACCGCCGGGGACCTCAGCGTCGGTATCCCTCTCGCCCTCGCCGTCAACATCGGTATCCCTCTCGCCCGCGCCGTCAACGTCGCCCTCGGAATCGGCCTCCACCCCGCCGGTCGAGCCGGCGCCGATCCCTCCGACCGAGACCGGCCCGCCGGACCCAGGCTTGACGGTTTCACCGGAGATGGAGATGGAGTCATCCCTGTCCGCACTGGGACTGCCGACGGGCCGCGTCGACGGCCTGGTCGACGCCGCGACCCGGCGAGCCCTGTGCGCCTACCGCGACCTGAACGGCCTCAGCGCCACCCGCAAACCGGCCCGCTCGGCCCTCGTGTCGGAGATCTCCGTTTCAACGGAACTGCCGCTGTTGCCCCGCAAGTTGTTCGGGGTCAAGGCCCTGGTCAGTCTGACCTGCCAAACCGCCTACATCACCAACAACGCCGGGGTCATCGTGCGGGTGCTGCCGGTGAGCACCGGCAAGGACAACGGTTACCACGCCACGCGGCGGGGCTTCAAACGCGTGTACTGGAAGTACAACGCGTGGCAGCACAGCACCCTGTTCCCCGAGCCGGACGGCCGGCCCGGCCTGTACCGGCCGATCTACTTCGACCGCGGCATCGCCTTCCACGGTGTGCGCCACCCGGTCAAGACCCGCCCGCAGTCCCACGGATGTGTGCGAACCCGGCCTAAGGACCAGGACTGGCTGTGGAAGCAGCTCAAGGTCCGTGACCGGGTATTCGTGTACGGCAACTACTGGCGGCAGAAGACCGCCTCCCTCGGCGGTTTCGCCACGCG
- a CDS encoding GMC family oxidoreductase: protein MEQFDYDVAIIGSGFGGSVAALRLTEKGYKVLVIEAGRRFEDGDFPKTSWRTNRFLWAPALGCYGIQRIHLLPDAIILAGAGVGGGSLVYANTLYVPPTPFFKDKQWAHITDWQSELLPFYDQAKRMLGVVQNPTMTPADVELKAVAEEMGVGETFQLTPVGVYFGDGPGVTKQDPYFGGRGPERTGCTECGECMTGCRHNAKNTLVKNYLYLAESAGAEIQPMTTVTGLEQFGEGYAIDVTRTDAPRKGRRRIMAKEVIMAAGAYNTQRLLHAMKDTGRLPNLSPALGKLSRSNSESLLGAITKDRSRDYTRGVAITSSFFPEPHTHIEPVRYGKGSNVMGALQTVLTDEIDGEPRWRTWVKALVAHRSEALQFINLRGWSERAIILLVMQAVDNSLTVSGKRGRFGRWRLTSKQGDGEPNPTWIPAGNEAARLLSNRIGGLPGGNLGDLISAPMTAHFVGGCVIGDSAQAGVIDPYHRVYGHPGLHITDGSAISANLGVNPSLTITAQAERAMAMWPNKGETDVRPAQGQGYQRIAPIAPKEPVVPDAAPGALRLPIVEVR from the coding sequence ATGGAACAGTTCGACTACGACGTGGCGATCATCGGCTCCGGGTTCGGCGGCTCGGTGGCCGCCCTCCGGCTGACCGAGAAGGGGTACAAGGTCCTCGTCATCGAGGCGGGACGCCGCTTCGAGGATGGTGATTTCCCGAAGACCTCGTGGCGTACCAACCGGTTCCTGTGGGCACCGGCGCTCGGCTGCTACGGCATCCAGCGCATCCACCTGCTGCCGGACGCCATCATCCTGGCCGGCGCCGGGGTGGGAGGTGGCTCGCTGGTCTACGCGAACACGCTCTACGTGCCGCCGACGCCGTTCTTCAAGGACAAGCAGTGGGCGCACATCACCGACTGGCAGTCCGAGCTCCTGCCGTTCTACGACCAGGCCAAGCGCATGCTCGGCGTGGTGCAGAACCCGACCATGACGCCCGCGGACGTCGAGTTGAAGGCAGTTGCCGAGGAGATGGGCGTCGGGGAGACGTTCCAGCTGACCCCGGTGGGTGTCTACTTCGGTGACGGACCGGGCGTCACCAAGCAGGACCCGTACTTCGGCGGGCGCGGTCCGGAGCGCACGGGGTGCACCGAGTGCGGCGAGTGCATGACCGGCTGTCGCCACAACGCCAAGAACACCTTGGTCAAGAACTACCTCTACCTCGCTGAGAGTGCCGGGGCGGAGATCCAGCCGATGACCACCGTCACCGGGCTCGAGCAGTTCGGTGAGGGCTACGCGATCGATGTCACCCGCACTGATGCCCCGCGCAAAGGTCGCCGCCGCATCATGGCCAAAGAGGTCATCATGGCCGCGGGCGCCTATAACACCCAGCGCCTCCTGCACGCGATGAAGGACACCGGACGCCTGCCGAACCTCTCGCCGGCGCTGGGCAAGCTGTCGAGGTCGAACTCCGAGTCCCTGCTCGGTGCCATCACGAAGGACCGCAGTCGCGACTACACCCGGGGCGTGGCCATCACGTCGAGTTTCTTCCCGGAACCGCACACCCACATCGAGCCGGTGCGCTACGGCAAGGGCTCCAATGTGATGGGCGCCCTGCAGACCGTGCTCACCGACGAGATCGACGGCGAGCCCCGCTGGCGGACGTGGGTCAAGGCATTGGTCGCCCACCGCTCGGAGGCTCTGCAGTTCATCAACCTGCGGGGGTGGTCGGAGCGGGCCATCATCCTGCTGGTCATGCAGGCGGTCGACAACTCGCTGACCGTCAGCGGCAAGCGGGGCCGGTTCGGCCGGTGGCGCCTGACGTCCAAGCAGGGCGACGGCGAACCGAACCCGACCTGGATCCCGGCGGGCAACGAAGCGGCGCGGCTCCTGAGCAATCGCATCGGCGGACTGCCGGGAGGCAACCTCGGCGACCTGATCAGCGCACCGATGACCGCGCACTTCGTCGGCGGCTGCGTCATCGGCGACTCGGCGCAGGCCGGTGTCATCGATCCTTACCACCGGGTCTACGGCCACCCTGGCCTGCACATCACCGACGGTTCGGCGATCTCGGCGAACCTCGGGGTGAACCCGTCCTTGACGATCACCGCGCAGGCCGAGCGGGCGATGGCGATGTGGCCGAACAAGGGCGAGACCGATGTGCGCCCGGCGCAAGGGCAGGGGTACCAGCGGATCGCGCCCATCGCCCCGAAGGAACCGGTGGTTCCGGATGCTGCACCGGGGGCGCTGCGGTTGCCGATCGTCGAGGTGCGGTAG
- a CDS encoding succinate-semialdehyde dehydrogenase (NADP(+)), with the protein MTLAPDKPAAPVAGIDVKSLVAQVVASPRAQTMQSISPFTLEPIGDVPISTPEDVDMAFETARRAQKRWAQWTPKERARVILRFHDVMLQNRSASLDLIQLETGKTRSDASDEFLDVLLTSRHYARVAPTKLKRVKHRGVLPVLTAVSEIRHPKGVVGVISPWNYPLTLAVSDAIPALLAGNGIVLKPDSQTAFTALWAVRLLREAGIPEGLVQVVVGPGAQLGPLIVRNADYLMFTGSTAVGRDLAEQCGRHLIGCSMELGGKNAMLVLADADVDRAAEIAVRACFSNAGQLCISMERMYINEKVYDAFLEKFVARVKAMRLRSGVGWGSDMGSLISQKQFDTVNEHVQDAVAKGATVLAGGKARPDIGPLYFEPTVLADVTREMRACIQETFGPVVSVYKVQNDEEAIDRANDTEYGLNASVLTRDTRHGRRVAARLRAGTVNINEGYASAWGTTSAPMGGMGASGIGRRHGTEGLLKYTESQTVAVQRLVRIAPQFGMDDEQWGHFMALSLAAMKKMGMS; encoded by the coding sequence ATGACGCTCGCCCCGGACAAGCCGGCGGCCCCCGTGGCCGGAATCGACGTGAAAAGCCTGGTCGCACAGGTTGTTGCCTCCCCCCGGGCCCAGACCATGCAGTCCATCTCGCCATTCACCCTCGAACCGATCGGTGACGTCCCGATCAGCACCCCCGAGGACGTGGACATGGCCTTCGAGACCGCCCGCCGGGCGCAGAAGAGGTGGGCGCAGTGGACCCCCAAGGAGCGCGCCCGCGTGATCCTGCGGTTCCACGACGTCATGCTGCAGAACCGCAGCGCGTCCCTGGACCTCATCCAGCTCGAGACCGGCAAGACCCGCTCGGACGCCTCCGATGAGTTCCTCGACGTCCTGCTCACGTCCCGCCACTACGCGCGCGTGGCCCCGACGAAGTTGAAGCGCGTCAAGCACCGCGGGGTGCTTCCAGTGCTGACGGCGGTGTCCGAGATCCGTCACCCCAAGGGTGTGGTCGGGGTCATCTCGCCCTGGAACTACCCGCTGACCCTGGCGGTGTCCGATGCGATCCCCGCTCTGCTGGCGGGCAACGGCATCGTGCTCAAGCCCGATTCGCAGACCGCGTTCACCGCGTTGTGGGCTGTGCGGCTGTTGCGCGAGGCAGGCATCCCCGAGGGCCTGGTACAGGTCGTGGTGGGGCCGGGCGCGCAACTCGGCCCGCTCATCGTCCGCAACGCCGACTACCTGATGTTCACCGGCTCCACCGCCGTCGGCAGGGACCTTGCCGAGCAATGCGGCAGGCACCTCATCGGGTGCTCGATGGAACTCGGTGGCAAGAACGCCATGCTCGTGCTGGCCGACGCCGACGTGGACCGGGCCGCCGAGATCGCGGTGCGGGCGTGCTTCAGCAACGCCGGGCAGTTGTGCATCTCCATGGAGCGCATGTACATCAACGAGAAGGTGTACGACGCGTTCCTGGAGAAGTTCGTGGCACGTGTCAAGGCCATGCGGCTGCGCAGCGGTGTCGGCTGGGGCTCGGACATGGGTTCTCTGATCAGCCAGAAGCAGTTCGACACGGTCAATGAGCACGTTCAGGACGCGGTGGCCAAGGGGGCCACGGTCCTGGCCGGCGGCAAGGCGCGCCCCGACATCGGCCCGTTGTACTTCGAGCCGACCGTGCTGGCGGACGTCACCCGGGAGATGCGTGCCTGTATCCAGGAGACGTTCGGCCCGGTGGTCAGTGTCTACAAGGTGCAGAACGACGAGGAGGCCATCGACCGGGCCAACGACACCGAGTACGGTCTGAACGCCTCGGTGCTGACCCGCGACACCCGACACGGCCGGAGGGTGGCGGCCAGACTGCGCGCAGGCACGGTCAACATCAACGAGGGTTATGCCTCGGCATGGGGGACCACATCTGCCCCGATGGGTGGTATGGGAGCCTCAGGTATCGGTCGCCGGCACGGCACCGAGGGTTTGCTGAAATACACGGAGTCGCAGACAGTGGCAGTGCAGCGGTTGGTGCGGATCGCACCGCAGTTCGGCATGGACGATGAGCAGTGGGGGCACTTCATGGCTTTGTCCCTGGCGGCGATGAAGAAGATGGGGATGTCCTGA